One region of Olleya sp. Hel_I_94 genomic DNA includes:
- a CDS encoding twin-arginine translocase TatA/TatE family subunit codes for MIKLATFLFISGGEIFFILLIVVMVFGAKNVPDIAKGLGKGMRQLKDATNDIKTEITKSAERNGLDTSITNDVNEELKKVKDDLEEFTGSVRRKL; via the coding sequence ATGATTAAATTAGCAACATTTTTATTTATAAGCGGAGGAGAAATATTTTTCATCCTACTTATAGTTGTTATGGTATTTGGTGCTAAAAATGTACCAGATATAGCCAAAGGTTTGGGTAAAGGTATGCGCCAACTTAAAGACGCAACTAATGATATTAAAACCGAAATCACAAAATCTGCAGAACGTAACGGTCTAGACACAAGCATCACCAATGATGTAAACGAAGAGCTTAAAAAAGTTAAAGACGATCTAGAAGAGTTTACAGGATCTGTACGTCGTAAACTATAA
- a CDS encoding rhodanese-like domain-containing protein has protein sequence MGIFSFLFGNKANKIKEFTDRGAIILDVRSKAEYDSGAIPGSKHIPLQQIQAKVADIKKWNKPVITCCASGMRSGSAAAILRSNGVEVMNGGGWQSLYNKL, from the coding sequence ATGGGAATTTTTAGTTTTCTTTTTGGAAATAAAGCCAATAAAATAAAAGAATTTACAGATCGAGGTGCTATTATATTAGATGTACGCTCAAAAGCAGAATATGACTCTGGAGCTATTCCAGGTTCTAAACATATTCCGTTACAACAAATACAAGCAAAAGTTGCAGATATAAAAAAATGGAACAAGCCAGTAATTACTTGTTGTGCAAGTGGTATGCGCTCTGGTAGTGCTGCAGCAATTTTACGCAGCAATGGTGTAGAGGTTATGAATGGTGGTGGATGGCAAAGCCTATATAATAAGCTATAG
- a CDS encoding aromatic amino acid hydroxylase, with amino-acid sequence MAFKNIESNPILDRLPKHLRQFIKPQDYEDYSAIDQAVWRYAMRKNVDYLSEVAHNTYLEGLQQTGISVDAIPNMYGMNRILKAIGWAAVAVDGFIPPNAFMEFQAYNVLVIASDIRQLEHIEYTPAPDIIHEGAGHAPIIANPEYAEYLRRFGEIGCKAISSAKDYELYEAVRHLSIIKEAPNTPQDQIDLAEKAVEDLQNNMGEPSEMALIRNLHWWTVEYGLIGTIDNPKIYGAGLLSSIGESAWCMTDKVKKLPYTIDSTFQNFDITKPQPQLYVTPDFAHLSLVLEEFANTMALRTGGPSAIKKLIQSEALGTIELSTGLQISGIFTNMIEHNGKVSYIQTTGKTALANRDKELVGHSTLEHPDGFGSPIGKLKGINLAIEDMSPRDLRAYDIYEGETVTLEFEGGIIVKGEIITGTRNLQGKIILISFKNCTVTHNNTVLFQPEWGQYDMAVGKEVLSGYSGTADLHSFDLITHTISSTTIHEEKSPEKLELIALYKQVRDYREGTNFTISRTKVLEQLINRFPMDWLLPVELFELAKKGNENELCNTILDHLETIKQNRPEVGHLIDDGIKIASQEIVV; translated from the coding sequence ATGGCGTTTAAAAATATTGAATCTAATCCAATTTTAGATCGTTTACCTAAGCATTTAAGACAATTTATTAAACCTCAGGATTATGAGGATTACTCTGCTATTGATCAAGCAGTTTGGCGATATGCTATGCGTAAAAATGTGGATTACTTAAGTGAAGTAGCACATAATACGTACCTAGAAGGCTTGCAACAAACTGGTATTAGTGTGGATGCTATACCTAATATGTATGGTATGAACCGTATTTTAAAAGCTATTGGTTGGGCTGCTGTTGCTGTGGATGGTTTTATACCTCCTAATGCTTTTATGGAATTTCAGGCGTATAACGTCCTTGTTATTGCTAGTGATATTAGACAATTGGAACATATTGAATATACGCCTGCTCCAGACATAATCCACGAAGGTGCTGGTCATGCGCCAATTATTGCTAATCCTGAGTATGCTGAGTATTTAAGACGTTTTGGTGAGATTGGTTGTAAAGCGATAAGCTCTGCCAAAGATTACGAGTTATATGAAGCTGTGCGACACTTATCTATTATTAAAGAAGCTCCTAATACACCACAAGATCAAATTGATTTAGCTGAAAAAGCAGTTGAAGATTTACAGAATAACATGGGTGAACCAAGTGAAATGGCTTTGATTAGAAATTTACATTGGTGGACAGTTGAGTATGGTTTAATTGGCACAATAGATAATCCAAAAATTTATGGTGCTGGTTTATTATCGTCTATTGGTGAGAGTGCTTGGTGTATGACAGATAAGGTAAAAAAGTTACCTTACACGATTGACTCTACCTTTCAGAATTTTGATATCACAAAACCGCAACCACAATTATATGTCACTCCGGATTTTGCACATCTAAGTTTAGTTTTAGAAGAATTTGCAAATACTATGGCTTTGCGTACTGGTGGACCAAGTGCAATTAAAAAACTGATACAAAGCGAAGCTTTAGGAACTATCGAGCTGAGTACAGGTTTACAAATATCTGGTATTTTTACTAATATGATAGAACATAATGGTAAAGTAAGCTACATACAAACTACCGGAAAAACTGCCTTAGCTAACAGAGATAAAGAGCTAGTTGGACATAGCACTTTAGAGCATCCTGATGGTTTTGGATCGCCTATTGGCAAATTAAAAGGTATCAATTTGGCTATTGAAGACATGTCGCCTAGAGATTTACGCGCTTACGATATTTATGAAGGCGAAACAGTTACTTTGGAATTTGAAGGTGGTATTATTGTTAAAGGTGAAATTATTACTGGTACTAGAAACCTACAAGGTAAAATTATATTAATTAGCTTTAAAAACTGTACGGTAACCCATAACAATACTGTTTTATTCCAACCAGAATGGGGACAATATGATATGGCTGTTGGTAAGGAGGTACTTTCAGGATATTCTGGTACTGCCGACTTACATAGTTTTGATTTAATTACACACACCATTAGTAGCACAACTATACATGAGGAAAAATCACCTGAAAAACTAGAACTTATAGCGCTTTACAAACAGGTACGTGATTACAGAGAAGGGACTAACTTTACTATTTCTAGAACTAAAGTGTTAGAGCAATTAATTAACCGTTTTCCGATGGATTGGTTATTACCAGTTGAGTTGTTTGAATTAGCTAAAAAAGGAAATGAAAATGAATTATGTAATACTATTTTAGATCATTTAGAAACGATTAAACAAAATAGACCTGAAGTAGGACATTTAATTGACGATGGTATTAAGATTGCTAGTCAGGAGATTGTGGTGTAA
- a CDS encoding enoyl-CoA hydratase/isomerase family protein — MSQAYVNQSIENNIGYITFFTPEHNAMPSPILKQLELAIKDAGKNNDIKVIVLKSGGERTFCAGASFTELVAITNLEEGKRFFSGFANVINAMRKCPKLIIGRVQGKAVGGGVGLASATDYCLATKFAAIKLSEISIGIGPFVIEPAVTRKMGQTAFSQMTIDAETFFTAEYAKEKGLYANVFDTVEALDNAVDTLAAKLASYNPEALLELKRVLWEDTNEWCVSLLERAEISGKLVLSDFTKEKLKSYK; from the coding sequence ATGTCTCAAGCATACGTTAATCAATCCATTGAAAATAACATAGGTTACATCACTTTTTTTACACCAGAACATAATGCGATGCCTAGTCCAATTTTGAAACAATTGGAATTAGCTATTAAAGATGCAGGTAAAAATAATGACATTAAAGTCATTGTTTTAAAAAGTGGAGGCGAGCGTACATTTTGTGCAGGAGCAAGTTTTACAGAGTTAGTGGCTATTACTAATTTAGAAGAGGGTAAGCGCTTTTTTTCTGGTTTTGCAAATGTAATTAATGCGATGCGTAAATGTCCAAAGTTAATTATTGGTCGCGTACAAGGTAAAGCTGTTGGAGGAGGTGTTGGATTGGCAAGTGCAACCGACTATTGTTTGGCTACTAAGTTTGCTGCCATAAAACTTAGCGAAATTAGTATTGGAATTGGACCTTTTGTTATTGAGCCTGCTGTTACTAGAAAAATGGGGCAAACTGCGTTTTCTCAAATGACTATTGATGCCGAAACATTTTTTACTGCAGAATATGCAAAAGAAAAAGGCTTATATGCTAATGTGTTTGACACTGTTGAAGCGTTAGATAATGCTGTAGATACTTTAGCTGCTAAATTGGCAAGTTACAATCCAGAAGCTTTGTTAGAACTTAAAAGAGTACTATGGGAAGACACAAATGAGTGGTGTGTTTCTCTGCTGGAGCGTGCCGAAATTAGTGGAAAACTTGTATTAAGTGACTTTACCAAAGAGAAATTGAAGAGTTATAAGTAG